The Argopecten irradians isolate NY chromosome 16, Ai_NY, whole genome shotgun sequence genome window below encodes:
- the LOC138310467 gene encoding elongation factor Ts, mitochondrial-like produces the protein MIRNILRPCFSQSILGTIRSYATVVDKASLSKLRKKTGIGFMNCRKALEQFDNDIDKAEKWLLEQAQKEGWAKATKLQGRPMSQGLIGVMSDNQRATVVEINCETDFVAKNENFQGLVSQVTSGCHRYFMAAPSSTQVSFAKDKLDAVDIGDNQNVSDLVAMMVGKVGENLSARRVTHVGVEPNSYLETYIHATGADIEVDGCRMGKYAVLLDVSQDVDGSEVNSIQTVSKQLCQHILGLKPSVVGDFENDKPVSNTDENKSPADSDQTSDESDTSDSDDSGNESDSDSDDEEKPVKLEETRLVFQEFLFDPEMVVGEYLKENGVTVNKFVRIECGEVIPERRTSS, from the exons ATGATTAGAA ATATTCTGAGGCCTTGCTTTAGCCAGTCCATCCTGGGCACCATTAGGAGCTATGCTACTGTTGTGGACAAAGCCAGTCTAAGTAAACTCAGGAAGAAAACTGGCATTGGATTCATGAACTGTCGTAAAGCACTGGAACAGTTTGACAATGATATTGACAAG GCAGAAAAGTGGTTGCTGGAACAAGCACAAAAAGAAGGATGGGCAAAGGCTACAAAGTTACAAGGTCGTCCAATGTCACAGGGATTAATAGGTGTCATGTCTGACAATCAGAGGGCCACAGTGGTCGAG ATCAACTGTGAAACGGACTTTGTTgccaaaaatgaaaatttccaGGGTCTAGTATCTCAAGTAACATCAGGATGTCACAGGTACTTCATGGCTGCCCCTTCCAGTACACAG GTATCATTTGCTAAAGACAAATTAGATGCTGTGGATATTGGTGACAACCAGAATGTGTCTGATTTGGTAGCGATGATGGTTGGAAAGGTCGGAGAGAATTTGTCCGCTCGTCGTGTCACACATGTAGGTGTGGAACCCAACTCTTACCTGGAGACCTATATTCATGCTACAG GTGCGGACATTGAAGTTGATGGCTGTAGGATGGGGAAGTATGCAGTTTTACTTGATGTGAGTCAAGATGTGGATGGGTCAGAGGTTAACTCCATACAAACTGTTTCTAAACAACTGTGTCAACACATTCTAGGACTGAAACCAAGTGTTGTAGGTGACTTTGAAAATGACAAGCCTGTCAGTAACACGGATGAGAACAAGTCTCCGGCTGACAGTGATCAAACGTCAGACGAATCAGATACCAGTGATAGTGATGATAGTGGTAATGAAAGTGACAGTGACAGTGATGATGAAGAAAAGCCAGTGAAACTGGAGGAAACTAGACTCGTGTTCCAGGAATTCCTTTTTGATCCTGAAATGGTAGTAGGAGAATACTTAAAAGAAAATGGAGTCACTGTAAATAAGTTTGTACGAATTGAATGTGGAGAAGTTATACCAGAGAGGAGAACCAGTAGTTGA
- the LOC138310466 gene encoding angio-associated migratory cell protein-like, with the protein MEEGNSPVDDLTNSDENNENEFSLDPDDVVEVIELGDEDGDISHDVNDMDLQDDEEYDEESEAMRSDQVKDDASVVFSRHSDAVFSVNIDPHEGKMVVTGGQDDKGHIWSVTNGESIMECGGHKDSVTSVGFSFNGMYAATADLSGLVKVWKVETKSQVWSFECSDIEWLQWHPLAPVLLSGTVDGEVWMWKIPDGDCKTFQGHGCTAGVGRILPDGKRLCVGYDDGAIMVWDMKTADVVKTISGRDGHRSTVVCMDCHHDNSMVMTGSTDVTAKVINTSTGKVLSTFKCESVKEGDNSVEACGFCKQQMLAATGTLQGTLSVWDMPTQIIRSKCQHEAGVVRLKWDPTAPLIYTACLDGVVRLWDGRNGQFVNQWSGHTDSILDFDLSKDGETLVTVSDDKTARVFSLHTPDR; encoded by the exons aTGGAAGAGGGTAATTCACCTGTCGATGATCTTACAAATTCAGATGAAAATAATGAGAATGAGTTTTCTCTTGATCCCGATGACGTCGTCGAAGTAATCGAGCTGGGAGATGAAGATGGAG ATATTTCTCATGATGTTAATGATATGGATCTACAAGATGACGAAGAGTATGATGAGGAATCAGAAGCTATGAGAAGTGATCAAGTCAAAGATGATGCCAGTGTTGTGTTCTCCCGTCATTCTG ATGCTGTATTCAGTGTGAATATTGATCCACACGAAGGAAAGATGGTGGTGACGGGCGGCCAGGATGATAAAGGTCATATTTGGTCTGTTACAAATGGGGAAAGCATCATGGAATGTGGAG GCCACAAAGACTCTGTGACATCAGTAGGCTTCAGTTTTAACGGGATGTATGCTGCCACCGCTGACCTCAGTGGACTGGTCAAGGTCTGGAAGGTGGAAACCAAGTCTCAAGTCTGGTCATTTGAGTGCTCCGATATAGAG TGGCTGCAGTGGCATCCGTTGGCTCCAGTGTTGTTGTCCGGAACTGTTGATGGAGAAGTATGGATGTGGAAAATTCCAGACGGAGACTGTAAAACATTTCAAGGACACGGCTGTACGGCGGGTGTTGGACGGATTCTTCCAGATG GAAAGCGCCTGTGTGTTGGTTATGATGATGGTGCAATCATGGTGTGGGATATGAAAACAGCTGATGTAGTGAAGACAATTTCAG GTCGAGATGGCCATAGATCTACTGTTGTGTGTATGGACTGTCACCATGACAACTCCATGGTGATGACGGGGTCAACTGATGTCACAGCCAAGGTCATCAACACAAGTACAGGAAAG GTTCTGTCAACATTTAAATGCGAGTCCGTAAaagagggagataactctgtagagGCTTGTGGGTTTTGCAAACA ACAAATGTTAGCTGCCACTGGTACACTACAGGGGACCTTGTCTGTATGGGATATGCCGACACAGATCATACGAAGCAAATGCCAACACGAG gcTGGCGTTGTTAGATTAAAGTGGGATCCCACAGCACCACTTATTTATACTGCATGTCTTGACGGAGTGGTGCGCCTGTGGGACGGCCGGAATGGTCAGTTTGTAAATCAGTGGTCTGGCCACACAGATTCCATACTGGACTTTGATCTGTCCAA GGATGGAGAAACCCTGGTTACTGTTTCCGATGACAAAACTGCTAGAGTTTTCTCCCTTCACACTCCTGACCGATGA